A region of Nostoc sp. 'Peltigera membranacea cyanobiont' N6 DNA encodes the following proteins:
- a CDS encoding AbrB/MazE/SpoVT family DNA-binding domain-containing protein, with product MTTVVTKWGNSLAIRLPKALAEQVNVKEGTDITFSISGNSIVITPQQRKKYTLDELLEGMTPDNFHSEIDTGSAVGNEVW from the coding sequence ATGACTACAGTTGTTACTAAGTGGGGAAACAGCCTAGCTATTCGACTTCCGAAAGCTTTGGCTGAACAAGTTAATGTCAAAGAGGGGACAGACATAACTTTCAGCATTTCAGGCAATAGTATTGTAATCACGCCGCAGCAGCGAAAAAAATATACGCTTGATGAATTATTGGAAGGTATGACTCCAGATAATTTCCATTCTGAAATAGATACTGGATCTGCTGTGGGGAATGAAGTTTGGTAG
- a CDS encoding DMT family transporter produces the protein MSLHQSSGRWRLGLALSLLTVLLWGILPIALAVTLQVLDVYTIIWFRFLVSFVLLGVYLGIRGKLPKLEQLRSASWKLLAIATLFLGINYFLFTQGLALTSPANAEVLIQLSTLLLGFGGLVIFKERYRLYQWIGVSVMICGYVLFFREQLTNLITAHGTYILGSVLIALGATSWAIYALAQKQLLQSLSSASIMLIIYGGCALLFTPLARVKSLFILDRFHLGMLAFCALNTLIAYGAFAESLEHWEASRVSAVIALAPIVTLILVAVVSVIAPNWIPAEQFSFIAIFGAGLVVTGSVAIALGKS, from the coding sequence ATGTCGCTACATCAAAGTTCTGGTCGCTGGCGCTTAGGGTTAGCTTTATCGCTATTAACGGTATTATTGTGGGGAATTTTGCCGATCGCTCTGGCGGTAACTCTGCAAGTACTTGATGTGTATACCATCATTTGGTTTCGCTTTTTAGTATCATTTGTACTCCTTGGTGTGTATTTAGGAATACGCGGTAAATTACCAAAGTTAGAACAACTGCGTTCTGCTTCTTGGAAGTTATTAGCGATCGCTACACTATTCTTAGGGATTAATTACTTCTTATTTACACAAGGTTTAGCACTAACATCACCTGCTAACGCTGAAGTTCTGATTCAATTATCTACCCTTTTATTAGGTTTCGGAGGGTTAGTGATTTTTAAAGAACGTTACCGCCTGTATCAATGGATTGGTGTTAGTGTAATGATTTGCGGTTATGTTTTATTTTTTCGAGAACAACTAACAAATTTAATTACAGCGCATGGCACATATATACTAGGTAGTGTTTTGATTGCGCTAGGAGCAACGTCATGGGCAATTTATGCTTTAGCGCAAAAGCAATTACTACAATCTTTATCTTCCGCCAGCATCATGCTGATAATTTACGGGGGTTGTGCTTTATTATTCACTCCTCTGGCCAGAGTAAAATCACTTTTTATACTCGATCGTTTCCATTTAGGAATGTTGGCTTTTTGTGCTTTGAATACTTTAATCGCTTACGGTGCTTTTGCTGAATCGTTAGAACATTGGGAAGCATCACGAGTAAGTGCAGTAATAGCTTTAGCTCCCATTGTGACATTAATCTTAGTTGCAGTTGTATCAGTTATTGCACCTAATTGGATACCAGCAGAACAATTCAGTTTTATAGCAATATTCGGAGCGGGTTTAGTAGTCACAGGTTCAGTCGCGATCGCACTGGGTAAAAGCTGA
- a CDS encoding cytochrome-c peroxidase: protein MGFIPMLSLVVFITGLFIYFLMTSKGRFLLKSVVTKIKRQEWRFGYSKLNYLRSRFSKTITIAALIMAAVIAGNTVSAQVTPPPLASLKSVSVPQPDNLGDFVKNKPAAIQLGKALFWDMQVGSDGKTSCATCHFHAGADSRSKNQINPGLLQINANGTANPDTIFDVGGLPNYQLKPGDFPFHKLSDPNDAKTVVSDRSDVSSSPGVFNTKFVDVTPGNAQDQVINEPDPVFNVGGINVRRVEPRNTATVINAAFNFRNFWDGRAQNIFNGVNPFGLRDPNAAIAKAATPNQLEFVNISLNNSSLASQAVGPPLSSFESSANGRTFQEIGDKFGSIDKRSLSVGKGKKLPRKLAKKLFPLRPLGKQIVHPQDSVLGQDSRWPKLGLKDKTYEQMIQDAFKPEWWKSNRLIQVDAQGQRTFVKKPDRSLETNEYTLSEYNFSLFFGLAIQLYESTLIANDTPFDRFLEGNTTALTPQQQRGKQIFEGKGLCIGCHVGSELTAASVSSVKKDGRIKRAPFPPNGPEDNGFFNIGVRPVTDDPGLGGNDGLFGNGQGNPLSEVRLAQLGKFQVLLGENPPILTPPLSSSETVFADGAFKAPGLRNVELTAPYFHNGGQATLEQVVDFYNRGGDFGVLPPLNLSPDEKQQLVAFLKGLTDDRVRYEKAPFDHPQLFVPNGHPGGPTSVINDGTGQATDELLEITAVGKNGGSGTPNFLN, encoded by the coding sequence ATGGGGTTTATACCCATGTTAAGCTTAGTAGTCTTTATTACAGGCTTATTCATTTACTTTCTAATGACCTCAAAAGGTCGATTTTTGCTCAAATCTGTGGTGACAAAAATAAAGCGCCAAGAGTGGAGATTCGGATATAGCAAGCTTAACTACCTGAGATCGAGATTTTCAAAGACTATAACAATTGCTGCTCTTATTATGGCAGCAGTGATAGCTGGAAATACTGTATCAGCCCAGGTTACGCCGCCGCCTCTAGCCTCGCTAAAAAGCGTATCGGTTCCACAGCCTGACAATCTTGGAGACTTCGTAAAAAACAAACCAGCTGCCATACAGTTAGGAAAGGCTCTTTTCTGGGATATGCAAGTAGGTAGCGACGGAAAGACCTCCTGTGCTACTTGTCACTTCCATGCTGGAGCCGACAGTAGATCCAAAAATCAGATTAATCCTGGGCTTTTGCAGATTAACGCTAATGGTACGGCGAATCCCGACACGATTTTTGATGTCGGTGGACTACCAAACTACCAGCTAAAACCAGGAGATTTTCCCTTCCACAAACTGTCAGACCCGAATGATGCGAAGACTGTTGTCTCTGACCGTAGCGATGTCAGTTCTTCTCCGGGGGTCTTCAATACTAAGTTTGTTGATGTCACACCTGGTAATGCCCAAGACCAAGTAATAAACGAACCAGATCCGGTGTTTAACGTGGGAGGCATTAATGTGCGCCGCGTCGAACCGCGTAACACAGCAACCGTGATTAATGCAGCATTCAACTTCCGCAACTTCTGGGACGGAAGGGCACAAAACATCTTTAATGGGGTGAATCCCTTTGGTTTAAGAGATCCTAACGCTGCGATCGCCAAAGCAGCAACCCCAAATCAACTAGAATTTGTCAATATCAGCCTGAATAATTCGTCTTTGGCATCCCAAGCGGTCGGCCCGCCACTCAGTTCTTTTGAGTCGTCTGCTAATGGCAGGACTTTTCAAGAAATTGGTGATAAGTTCGGGTCAATTGACAAAAGATCCCTCAGCGTTGGTAAGGGTAAAAAGCTACCCCGAAAACTTGCTAAAAAGTTATTTCCCCTGAGACCGCTAGGTAAGCAAATAGTGCATCCGCAAGACAGCGTTTTAGGTCAAGATAGTAGATGGCCCAAACTTGGACTTAAAGATAAAACCTATGAGCAGATGATTCAAGATGCCTTCAAGCCAGAGTGGTGGAAGTCTAATCGACTCATTCAAGTTGATGCTCAAGGTCAAAGGACTTTTGTCAAAAAGCCCGATCGCTCCTTGGAGACTAATGAGTATACATTGAGTGAGTACAATTTCTCGCTATTCTTTGGGCTAGCAATTCAGTTATACGAGTCTACACTCATTGCTAACGATACGCCCTTCGATCGCTTTTTAGAAGGAAATACTACTGCCCTAACTCCTCAGCAGCAACGAGGTAAACAAATATTTGAGGGCAAAGGTCTGTGTATTGGTTGTCACGTTGGCTCGGAATTAACAGCTGCTTCAGTTAGCAGTGTGAAAAAAGACGGACGAATCAAACGTGCGCCGTTCCCTCCAAACGGCCCTGAAGACAATGGCTTCTTCAACATTGGTGTCAGACCTGTTACCGATGACCCAGGTTTGGGTGGTAATGACGGCTTGTTTGGTAACGGTCAAGGTAATCCGCTTTCAGAGGTACGATTGGCTCAGTTGGGGAAATTTCAAGTTCTCCTCGGCGAAAATCCTCCCATCCTCACTCCACCGTTGAGTTCTAGTGAAACTGTGTTTGCAGACGGAGCTTTCAAAGCACCTGGACTTCGCAATGTCGAACTCACTGCTCCCTACTTCCACAATGGAGGTCAGGCGACGTTAGAGCAAGTGGTTGATTTTTACAATCGCGGTGGTGACTTTGGAGTTCTTCCCCCCCTAAATCTCTCACCAGATGAAAAGCAGCAATTGGTCGCTTTTTTAAAGGGATTGACTGATGACCGAGTTCGGTATGAGAAAGCGCCTTTTGACCATCCGCAACTGTTCGTCCCCAATGGACATCCAGGTGGCCCTACATCTGTTATCAACGATGGTACTGGCCAAGCTACAGATGAGCTACTGGAAATAACTGCTGTTGGTAAAAATGGCGGTAGTGGTACTCCAAATTTCTTGAATTGA
- a CDS encoding hybrid sensor histidine kinase/response regulator yields the protein MLDTSTLLIIDDCAADRKIYRRYLLKDPHQSYQIFEADCAEEGLALCQKIRYDVILLDFCLPDMSGLELFDRMQQEIFKTSVPVIMLTGRGDEEVAVQVMKRGALDYLVKHNVTQDVLQLAVRNAIKQSCLQAQLNKTQERQRLIATTALRIRQSLNLEQILNTAVAEVQQLLKCDRVIVYQFAPDTDGKIVASSVESFRTVALCDRVGAEEKAEEQGAGSRGKIPILCTLPHTQSPIPNPESPIPYIYELGLCNCVSLKEQFNTQANLVVPINLSNNGNPTPKLWGLLIAHQNSGERHWQTDDAEMLNEVSVQLAIAIQQAELLAQTQAALTKEKQLNTFKSQIIATVSHEYRTPLTSILAAASTLAKHSQQLDESKQERFLGIIEQKARYMSKLVDNMLLVNQFELEKPTFKPILLDLLQFFSDLIEQERETTGDRHELIFNITGHTQGFWGDRGLLQQIFINLMSNAIKYSPDGGTVEFHLIGKESEAIFYIQDRGIGIPIRDRENLFQSFSRGSNVDTIPGTGLGLAIAKGCVELHGGDITLSSEVGEGTKVTVSLPKICPMSQLSPSAT from the coding sequence ATGTTGGACACATCGACGCTACTCATCATTGATGATTGTGCAGCAGATCGGAAAATCTATCGCCGATATCTGTTGAAAGATCCGCACCAGTCTTACCAGATTTTTGAGGCAGATTGTGCAGAAGAAGGACTTGCTTTGTGCCAAAAAATCCGTTACGATGTCATTCTTCTAGATTTTTGCCTCCCTGATATGAGTGGGTTAGAACTCTTCGATCGGATGCAGCAGGAGATATTTAAGACTTCTGTCCCTGTAATTATGCTGACGGGGCGGGGTGATGAAGAAGTGGCTGTGCAAGTCATGAAACGGGGGGCGCTGGATTATTTGGTTAAGCACAATGTGACACAAGATGTACTGCAATTAGCAGTCCGCAACGCCATTAAGCAATCGTGCTTGCAAGCCCAACTTAATAAAACTCAGGAACGACAGCGCTTAATTGCGACAACTGCTCTCAGAATTCGCCAGTCTCTTAATCTAGAGCAAATTTTGAATACAGCTGTAGCAGAAGTACAGCAACTTCTGAAGTGCGATCGCGTGATAGTCTATCAATTCGCCCCAGATACCGACGGTAAAATAGTTGCCTCATCAGTTGAGTCATTCCGCACTGTAGCATTGTGCGATCGCGTCGGGGCAGAGGAAAAAGCAGAGGAGCAGGGAGCAGGGAGCAGGGGGAAAATTCCTATTCTTTGCACCCTTCCCCACACCCAATCCCCAATCCCCAATCCCGAATCCCCAATCCCTTATATCTATGAGCTTGGCTTGTGTAATTGTGTCAGCCTGAAAGAGCAATTTAATACTCAAGCAAATTTGGTAGTTCCCATTAATTTGAGCAATAATGGGAACCCAACTCCTAAGCTTTGGGGTTTGTTGATTGCTCACCAGAATTCTGGAGAACGACATTGGCAAACTGATGATGCAGAAATGCTCAATGAAGTTTCGGTACAATTAGCGATCGCTATCCAACAAGCTGAGTTGCTAGCCCAAACTCAAGCAGCCCTTACCAAAGAAAAGCAACTAAATACATTTAAATCTCAAATCATTGCAACGGTTTCCCATGAATATCGAACGCCCCTAACTTCAATTCTGGCGGCTGCATCAACTTTGGCAAAACATAGTCAGCAACTAGATGAGTCTAAACAAGAGAGGTTTTTAGGAATTATTGAACAGAAAGCAAGATATATGTCCAAACTAGTGGATAATATGCTTCTGGTTAACCAATTTGAACTAGAAAAACCCACATTTAAGCCAATCCTACTTGATTTACTGCAATTTTTTTCTGACCTCATAGAACAAGAGCGAGAAACAACAGGCGATCGCCACGAATTGATTTTTAACATTACTGGGCATACCCAAGGCTTTTGGGGCGATCGCGGACTTTTGCAGCAAATTTTTATTAACTTAATGTCCAATGCAATTAAGTACTCTCCAGATGGAGGGACTGTAGAGTTCCACCTCATCGGTAAAGAATCAGAGGCGATCTTTTACATCCAAGATCGGGGAATTGGTATCCCGATTAGAGATCGAGAAAATTTGTTTCAATCGTTCAGTCGCGGAAGTAACGTTGATACGATCCCTGGTACAGGCTTAGGGCTAGCGATCGCTAAAGGTTGTGTCGAGTTACATGGTGGCGATATTACTTTGTCCAGTGAAGTGGGGGAAGGAACTAAAGTTACAGTCAGCTTACCGAAGATATGCCCAATGAGTCAACTTTCCCCATCAGCAACTTGA
- a CDS encoding alpha/beta hydrolase: MNSLFGNWASSLRKNSLLLVLSTLLPTLGISNSVLAAERIYASYSALELSISVNTLENYAKTGVINEDLAAYQQYLPLEQLPELRRVLLNRVKVSPVVLSQLLYTPQGEFLLHRLAQAIISKSSQPELGNLRSALISASAESGGLTFLNVLRKYPSSSIRLDVAETLEIATELEKLVNQTHRAIAAVSQESKIEAATISQPNFSQLPDLKVPGKFKSQKYTLKFFDSTRNRLLLTDIYIPNVQKTAPVIVISHGLGLDSSNFQYLATHLSSYGFAVVVPNHPGSDAKQLRSLLKGRANEIAEPGEFKDRPMDITYILNQLEKGNQSDSRFKGRLNLQQVGVFGQSLGGYTALALAGAKINFEQLKQDCQPAALQKTWNMSLLLQCRALELSISKSGKDYNLRDERVKAAIAVNPITSSIFGKAGLSQIKTPVMIVSSSDDTVAPALSEQILPFSWFANSQKYLVTLEGGTHFSTIGNGNPANQQVALPTDMIGDASQARRYMNVLSLPFFQTYIAGRPQYTPYLNAAYTQSISSKSLGLSLVKSLNTTELAQLLDIKGGKIVKKKFPTP, encoded by the coding sequence ATGAATAGTTTGTTTGGTAATTGGGCCAGCAGCCTCAGAAAAAATTCCCTATTGCTGGTTCTTTCAACACTGCTGCCAACGCTTGGAATTAGTAATTCTGTCTTGGCAGCAGAGCGGATTTATGCATCTTATTCAGCATTGGAGCTTTCCATTTCAGTTAATACTTTAGAAAACTATGCCAAAACAGGCGTAATTAACGAAGATTTGGCAGCGTATCAGCAATATCTGCCTCTAGAACAGCTTCCAGAATTGCGGCGGGTTTTACTTAATCGTGTGAAAGTTAGTCCGGTAGTACTTTCGCAACTTCTCTACACACCACAAGGAGAATTTTTGCTGCATCGGTTGGCACAAGCGATTATAAGCAAATCTTCTCAACCAGAACTTGGTAATTTGCGTTCAGCGCTAATTTCAGCCTCTGCTGAATCAGGAGGCTTGACATTTTTGAATGTGTTGCGTAAATATCCCAGCAGCAGTATTCGTCTTGATGTTGCCGAGACTTTGGAAATTGCTACGGAATTGGAGAAACTTGTTAACCAAACTCATCGAGCGATCGCAGCAGTTTCTCAAGAGTCTAAAATAGAAGCTGCTACCATTTCACAACCAAATTTCTCGCAATTGCCCGATTTAAAGGTTCCGGGAAAGTTTAAGTCGCAAAAATATACCCTAAAGTTTTTTGATTCAACGCGCAATCGGCTTTTATTAACTGATATTTACATTCCCAATGTCCAGAAGACTGCACCCGTAATTGTGATTTCTCATGGCTTGGGTTTAGATAGCAGCAACTTTCAATATTTAGCTACGCACCTATCTTCTTACGGATTTGCCGTTGTCGTTCCCAATCATCCTGGTAGCGATGCTAAACAATTGCGTTCTTTGCTAAAGGGACGCGCGAATGAAATAGCAGAACCAGGTGAATTCAAAGACCGGCCAATGGACATAACATATATATTGAATCAATTGGAAAAAGGTAATCAATCTGATTCACGGTTTAAAGGTCGCTTAAATCTGCAACAAGTCGGAGTATTTGGTCAATCTTTGGGAGGCTACACAGCCTTAGCCCTAGCAGGCGCTAAAATTAACTTTGAGCAGCTAAAACAAGACTGTCAACCAGCAGCACTCCAGAAAACCTGGAATATGTCTTTACTGCTGCAATGTCGCGCTTTAGAATTAAGCATTAGCAAGTCTGGCAAGGATTATAACCTGCGGGATGAGAGAGTGAAAGCTGCGATCGCAGTTAATCCCATTACTAGTTCGATTTTCGGTAAAGCTGGCTTAAGTCAAATTAAAACTCCAGTGATGATTGTCAGCAGTAGTGATGATACAGTTGCACCAGCTTTATCTGAGCAAATTTTACCTTTCTCCTGGTTTGCGAATTCACAAAAGTATCTCGTCACGCTTGAAGGTGGTACTCACTTTTCCACCATTGGCAATGGCAATCCTGCAAATCAACAAGTCGCATTACCTACTGATATGATTGGCGATGCTTCTCAAGCGCGTCGTTACATGAATGTTTTGAGTTTACCTTTCTTCCAAACCTATATTGCAGGAAGGCCGCAATACACGCCATACCTGAACGCCGCCTACACTCAAAGTATTTCTAGTAAGTCTCTTGGTTTAAGTCTCGTCAAGTCATTGAATACAACAGAATTAGCACAATTGCTGGATATAAAAGGAGGCAAAATTGTAAAAAAAAAGTTCCCAACACCATAG
- a CDS encoding type II toxin-antitoxin system PemK/MazF family toxin, producing the protein MVVKPYIPDRGDIVKLDCGTTKQITADSIRRVLALRTSGMSFEEIAETLNAELKPQGREQMGYRPFLVMSPLKYNQMASIVLICPITSQKKGLNFEVPLPDGMITSGVVLADQIKSLDWKARKVLFVEKVEDDLIEEVQAKIEPLIL; encoded by the coding sequence TTGGTAGTTAAACCATACATTCCAGATAGAGGTGATATTGTCAAGTTAGACTGCGGAACTACAAAGCAAATTACGGCTGATTCGATCCGACGTGTATTAGCCCTGAGAACATCAGGAATGTCATTTGAAGAGATTGCTGAAACGCTTAATGCTGAACTAAAACCTCAAGGGCGTGAGCAGATGGGCTATCGTCCTTTTTTAGTTATGTCGCCATTAAAATACAATCAAATGGCTTCCATAGTTCTAATTTGTCCAATTACTAGTCAAAAAAAAGGTCTTAACTTTGAGGTTCCACTTCCTGACGGAATGATAACTAGTGGTGTGGTGCTAGCCGATCAGATTAAATCGCTGGACTGGAAAGCTAGGAAGGTTTTGTTTGTAGAAAAAGTTGAAGACGATCTAATTGAAGAAGTGCAAGCAAAAATTGAACCTCTGATTTTATAA
- a CDS encoding response regulator, whose translation MTKKLDEPLLVVEDSNEDFRMLQRLMRRMSVQNPIHRCTNGDEVLEFLYQLGGNAYSKGESLPNSKVGLRPSVILLDLNLPGIDGRDILDRLKQDKSFKEIPIVVFTTSSNPKDIELCYQKGANGYMVKPMDALELKKTIQAFVDYWLEANMPPVLD comes from the coding sequence ATGACAAAAAAACTTGATGAGCCTCTGCTTGTTGTTGAGGATAGCAATGAAGATTTTCGGATGCTACAACGTCTAATGCGGCGAATGTCAGTCCAGAACCCCATACATCGTTGTACGAATGGGGATGAGGTTTTAGAGTTTCTCTATCAACTGGGGGGCAATGCCTATAGCAAAGGCGAAAGTTTACCCAACTCTAAAGTAGGATTACGACCCTCTGTGATCTTGCTCGATCTGAATTTGCCAGGTATTGATGGCCGTGACATCTTGGATCGGCTCAAGCAAGACAAGAGTTTCAAGGAAATCCCCATCGTTGTTTTTACCACATCATCTAACCCCAAGGATATTGAATTGTGCTACCAAAAGGGCGCAAATGGATATATGGTAAAGCCGATGGATGCTCTGGAACTCAAAAAAACGATTCAGGCATTTGTGGACTACTGGCTTGAAGCTAATATGCCACCAGTGTTGGATTAA
- a CDS encoding ATP-binding protein, with protein sequence MSQPEDTTNQATAFTNHDRKPIHIPGSIQPHGVLLALSTQLEILQVSNNTQAYLGKEPKDLLGKPLSYLLEAQQVETVKQCLVKKIGGANAFKVSINTSHQKRDFDAIAHRTEEAVILELEPTDSKSEVSFLSFYALVGVAIAKMQRTSNLVEFLHLVAEEVQKIIGFDRVMVYQFDESGAGSVVGEVKREDLSPYLGLHYPATDIPAQARELYMRCFLRFLPDLTAEAVELVPTENPTTHQPLDLSYSLLRSFDWCCAEYHQNMGVKALLVISLIQEQKLWGLISCHHQTPKHISYEVRKMCEFLGQIVSSELAHKISNSEWDYKVKLKSLQSEFLESISQADNFIDALIKPEIRLPDFVSASGAAVCLDNEINLVGATPNIDEVRALIEWADTQVSDNLFSTDSLPKLYPEALVFKDTASGLLLLRISKVRRYYILWFRPEVIQTVHWAGNPQESIQAQVDGSYTLSPRKSFEQWQETVRLTSLPWKACEVESAIALSNAIVGIVLSKADELAKINLELERSNLELASFAYAASHDLKEPLRGIYNFSTVLLEDYAQVLDDDGIECLQTVVSLSVRMETLINALLRLSQLGQAHLREQATDLNELLNQVIEIFRASRQESGLVDIRIPRPLPTVQCDRVLVNEVFSNLVGNAFKYNDKAEQWVEIGYLDEGLGTRDWGLGDKGNRGQGDKENTQSPILNPHYPLSPEGAPPSPIFYIRDNGIGIPQHHLETIFRLFKRLHSQEKYGGGAGAGLAIVKKIVELHNGQIWVESTVGVGSIFYFRLE encoded by the coding sequence ATGAGCCAGCCTGAAGATACTACTAACCAAGCGACTGCTTTCACTAACCACGATCGCAAACCTATTCATATACCTGGCTCTATTCAACCTCATGGTGTACTACTTGCGCTCAGTACTCAGCTAGAGATACTGCAAGTTAGCAACAATACCCAAGCATATTTAGGTAAAGAGCCAAAAGACTTGCTTGGTAAACCATTGAGCTATTTATTAGAAGCTCAACAAGTAGAAACTGTAAAGCAGTGCTTGGTGAAAAAAATTGGCGGCGCGAATGCTTTTAAAGTATCAATAAATACTTCGCATCAGAAACGAGATTTTGACGCGATCGCTCATCGGACAGAAGAGGCTGTGATTTTGGAGTTAGAACCGACTGACTCCAAATCTGAGGTGAGTTTTTTAAGCTTCTATGCTTTGGTAGGTGTTGCGATCGCAAAAATGCAAAGGACATCAAACCTGGTAGAATTTTTGCATCTAGTGGCTGAAGAAGTCCAAAAAATCATCGGTTTCGATCGGGTGATGGTCTATCAATTTGATGAGTCGGGAGCAGGTTCTGTTGTTGGAGAAGTTAAACGGGAAGATTTATCACCTTATCTAGGACTCCACTACCCCGCTACAGATATTCCAGCGCAGGCTAGGGAGTTGTACATGCGCTGCTTTCTCCGATTTCTTCCTGATTTGACGGCCGAAGCTGTTGAGTTAGTTCCAACGGAAAATCCGACAACACATCAGCCTCTTGATTTAAGCTACTCTCTGCTAAGAAGTTTTGATTGGTGTTGTGCTGAATATCATCAAAATATGGGAGTGAAGGCTCTTTTGGTGATTTCGCTTATTCAAGAGCAGAAGCTTTGGGGATTAATATCCTGTCATCATCAAACACCAAAGCATATTTCTTATGAAGTCCGCAAGATGTGCGAATTTTTGGGACAAATTGTGTCTTCAGAGTTAGCGCACAAAATTAGTAATTCGGAATGGGACTATAAGGTAAAACTCAAATCGCTACAGTCTGAGTTTCTTGAGTCTATTTCCCAAGCAGACAACTTTATCGATGCCTTAATCAAACCGGAAATCCGCTTGCCAGATTTTGTCAGTGCCTCTGGAGCGGCGGTTTGTCTGGATAATGAAATTAACCTTGTGGGAGCAACACCAAATATTGATGAGGTACGGGCGTTAATTGAATGGGCAGATACTCAAGTTAGTGACAACCTGTTTTCTACCGATTCTCTGCCGAAGCTTTATCCAGAAGCGCTGGTATTTAAAGATACTGCCAGTGGTTTGTTGCTGCTGCGAATTTCTAAAGTTCGGCGCTATTACATTCTATGGTTTCGCCCTGAAGTTATCCAAACGGTACACTGGGCAGGAAATCCACAGGAATCTATTCAAGCCCAGGTAGATGGTAGCTATACCCTGTCTCCACGAAAATCCTTTGAACAATGGCAAGAAACGGTTAGATTAACTTCTCTACCTTGGAAAGCTTGCGAAGTTGAAAGTGCGATCGCTCTGAGTAATGCGATCGTTGGTATTGTCCTCTCGAAGGCGGATGAATTAGCTAAAATCAACCTGGAGTTAGAGCGCAGTAATCTAGAGCTAGCATCCTTTGCATACGCTGCTTCCCACGATCTCAAAGAACCTTTGCGGGGCATTTATAACTTCTCAACGGTGCTACTAGAAGACTATGCCCAAGTCTTAGATGATGATGGAATTGAGTGCTTGCAAACAGTAGTCTCCTTATCTGTACGCATGGAAACTCTGATTAATGCTTTGCTGCGACTCTCGCAGTTAGGACAAGCACATCTTCGAGAGCAAGCAACCGATCTCAACGAATTGCTCAACCAAGTAATTGAAATCTTTCGTGCTAGTCGCCAAGAATCTGGGCTTGTAGATATTCGCATTCCTCGGCCTTTACCAACAGTTCAGTGCGATCGAGTTCTCGTCAATGAGGTTTTTAGTAACCTGGTTGGCAATGCGTTCAAATACAACGATAAAGCAGAGCAATGGGTTGAGATTGGCTACTTAGATGAGGGACTGGGGACTAGGGACTGGGGACTAGGGGACAAGGGGAATAGGGGACAAGGGGACAAGGAGAATACCCAATCCCCAATCCTCAATCCCCATTACCCCTTATCCCCAGAGGGGGCCCCACCTTCCCCAATCTTTTATATCCGAGATAACGGTATTGGCATTCCACAACATCACCTAGAAACCATCTTTAGATTATTCAAGCGGTTGCATTCCCAGGAAAAATACGGTGGAGGAGCAGGTGCAGGATTAGCTATTGTTAAGAAGATTGTTGAACTTCATAACGGTCAAATTTGGGTTGAATCTACCGTAGGTGTTGGCTCAATTTTCTATTTCAGGCTGGAATAG